A section of the Arcobacter roscoffensis genome encodes:
- a CDS encoding aldehyde dehydrogenase family protein, with protein MSTIKVTSPFDGKVVGEVPFTSIEGVEKAIDVAYEKFLDVDNWLPKYKRIEILENLMDIMSSQVEELTILCASEGGKPYMDSKVEIQRAINGVKIAIEQLAVQEGQEIAMGHTASSANRMAYTMKEPIGVVAAISAFNHPFNLAVHQVIPALAVGCPVIIRPATQTPMSAVKLVELLKEAGLPDGWAQAVVCDRQGGELLVTSEKTAFFTFIGSGPVGWYLNSKSSPGTRSALEHGGVAPVIVEPDANIDAMIPDLGKGGFYHAGQVCVSVQRVYVHESIVDEVASKLTDYASKLVVGDQLDPKTEVGPLINNDEVNRVEEWVNESLEKGGKILIGGKRISDSCYEPTVILNPSDDALVSTKEVFGPVVVIYSYSNIDEAISRANALDVSFQAAVFTKNIDTALKAVKRLNGTTVMVNDHTAFRVDWMPFGGAKTSGLGLGGIPDSMNEMQNQKMMVIKSPSL; from the coding sequence ATGAGTACAATTAAAGTTACATCACCATTTGATGGGAAAGTAGTTGGAGAAGTACCTTTTACAAGTATAGAAGGTGTAGAAAAAGCAATTGATGTTGCATATGAAAAGTTTTTAGATGTTGATAACTGGCTTCCAAAATATAAGAGAATTGAAATCTTAGAAAACCTAATGGACATAATGAGTTCACAAGTAGAAGAATTAACTATTCTTTGTGCTAGTGAAGGTGGTAAACCATATATGGATTCTAAAGTAGAAATACAAAGAGCTATCAATGGTGTAAAAATTGCAATTGAGCAATTAGCAGTGCAAGAAGGTCAAGAAATTGCTATGGGTCATACTGCATCAAGTGCAAATAGAATGGCTTATACTATGAAAGAACCTATTGGTGTAGTTGCTGCAATTTCAGCATTTAATCACCCATTTAACTTAGCAGTTCACCAAGTAATTCCAGCACTTGCAGTTGGATGTCCAGTGATTATTAGACCTGCAACTCAAACTCCAATGTCAGCAGTTAAATTAGTAGAATTACTAAAAGAAGCTGGTCTTCCTGATGGTTGGGCACAAGCTGTTGTTTGTGATAGACAAGGTGGAGAGTTATTAGTTACAAGTGAAAAAACTGCATTCTTTACATTTATTGGTTCAGGACCTGTTGGTTGGTACTTAAACTCTAAGTCAAGCCCAGGAACTAGATCTGCACTAGAGCATGGTGGAGTTGCACCTGTTATTGTTGAGCCTGATGCCAATATCGATGCTATGATTCCAGACTTAGGAAAAGGTGGTTTCTACCATGCTGGTCAAGTTTGTGTATCAGTACAAAGAGTTTATGTACATGAATCAATTGTTGATGAAGTAGCTTCAAAATTAACTGACTATGCTTCTAAATTAGTTGTAGGTGATCAATTAGACCCTAAAACTGAAGTTGGTCCATTAATTAATAATGATGAAGTAAACAGAGTTGAAGAATGGGTTAATGAATCGCTTGAAAAAGGTGGAAAAATTTTAATTGGTGGTAAGAGAATTTCTGATTCTTGTTATGAACCAACGGTAATTTTAAATCCTTCTGATGATGCTTTAGTTTCTACTAAAGAAGTATTTGGACCAGTTGTAGTTATTTACTCTTATTCAAATATTGATGAAGCAATCAGTAGAGCAAATGCTTTAGATGTTTCATTCCAAGCAGCAGTATTTACAAAAAATATTGATACAGCTTTAAAAGCAGTTAAAAGATTAAATGGTACTACTGTAATGGTAAATGACCATACAGCATTTAGAGTTGATTGGATGCCATTTGGTGGAGCTAAAACTTCAGGACTTGGATTAGGTGGAATTCCTGATTCTATGAATGAAATGCAAAATCAAAAAATGATGGTTATTAAATCACCATCATTATAA
- a CDS encoding NAD(P)/FAD-dependent oxidoreductase — translation MKRVVIIGGGYGGIYALRELVKNKNIKITLIDRNTYHNLQPEVYDLIANKSNIADVTIDLTTLCLGLKHNYLEYRNLTVRNIDIKEKVIHTEEKELVDYDYLILAAGTRTFFPNSIEGLNNAHDIKKLQWAMYFKQSFENQLFEKIRDEAKQCNDTHIVVVGAGLSGVEIAAEMAYNARKFFKRGNFSCDNLKISLVSSSVSILPGLSQKLINISHKRLKSLGINVITNTKLTKLEDGYAYLSNGTKINNSFLIFTGGIEAVKMSGLEDLTKNSRGQIVVNEYMQTKEYENIFAIGDLAQIKNENEEMMPPNVTIARISGTNAGTNVLRHIQNKELKKCKPKLDGILIALGGEYAAGDIKGMFTVKGKIAYEIKKYVFHSYRKPLLKLIKTGYQRLKKLQKV, via the coding sequence ATGAAAAGAGTAGTAATAATAGGAGGGGGATATGGAGGAATATATGCCCTAAGAGAGCTAGTAAAAAATAAAAACATAAAAATCACCCTAATAGATAGAAATACATATCATAATCTTCAACCTGAAGTATATGATTTAATAGCAAATAAATCAAACATCGCAGATGTAACTATAGACTTAACAACTTTATGTTTAGGTTTAAAACATAATTACTTAGAATATAGAAATTTAACTGTAAGAAATATAGATATCAAAGAAAAAGTTATTCACACAGAAGAAAAAGAGTTAGTTGATTATGACTACTTGATATTAGCAGCAGGAACAAGAACCTTTTTCCCAAATAGTATTGAAGGCTTAAATAATGCCCATGATATAAAGAAGTTACAATGGGCAATGTATTTTAAACAAAGTTTCGAGAATCAATTATTTGAAAAAATTAGAGATGAGGCAAAACAGTGTAATGATACACATATTGTAGTTGTTGGAGCTGGATTATCAGGAGTTGAAATAGCTGCTGAGATGGCATATAATGCGAGGAAGTTTTTTAAAAGAGGAAACTTCTCTTGTGACAATTTGAAAATATCATTAGTAAGTAGTTCTGTATCAATATTACCTGGATTAAGTCAAAAGCTAATAAATATATCCCATAAAAGATTAAAATCATTAGGGATAAATGTGATAACAAATACAAAGCTAACAAAACTAGAAGATGGTTATGCTTATTTATCAAATGGAACTAAGATTAATAACTCCTTTTTGATTTTTACAGGAGGAATAGAAGCTGTAAAAATGTCAGGATTAGAGGATCTTACAAAAAACTCAAGAGGACAGATTGTAGTAAATGAATATATGCAAACAAAAGAGTATGAAAATATATTTGCAATAGGGGATTTAGCTCAGATAAAAAATGAAAATGAAGAAATGATGCCTCCAAATGTAACCATAGCTAGAATATCGGGAACAAATGCAGGAACAAATGTACTAAGACATATACAAAATAAAGAATTAAAAAAATGCAAACCAAAACTTGATGGCATATTAATAGCTTTAGGTGGTGAGTATGCCGCAGGAGATATAAAGGGCATGTTTACAGTTAAAGGGAAAATAGCTTATGAGATTAAAAAATATGTATTCCATTCATATAGAAAGCCTCTTCTTAAGCTTATTAAGACTGGGTACCAAAGGCTTAAAAAACTTCAAAAAGTATAA
- a CDS encoding FMN-binding glutamate synthase family protein, which translates to MQTWIIVLLVFTLIIALWYIHDKYVQRKYQILVNYPIIGRLRFVFQEFREPFRQYFGDEKFYESMDKLDWVYSASRDRINYASFSPSQPMLKPKLMLKHKNIVLNDDEVENDFSVLFGQERQKPFLSKSILCRAPMSDGSISPEGTRAFVFGAQEGQFPINSGEGGLTSNFFVTHTKYNTSYMDEVKGSSFQLKAFKLAKTLFNVPVAIEMYRKMLFKKSLTSDTYVFNQEKNCFYRPNWNASLEDFPSEVPDDMADIILQISSGLYGVRTKDGKFDLERYKKQMTFCRMTEIKLAQGAKQTGGKLIADKVTPSIAYYRNIEAHKDAFSPNRFPYANSIEELFDFIGVLQEASDKPVGIKIVISDYDNILPLAKEIKRRVELNLPYPDYIAIDGGSGGSATAPLDMMERIGMEIRDAIYLVDKVLKEHGVREKVKISASGKILTPDDVVITLCMGADFIQIARGFMMSAGCIRARFCSGSGKHQCPVGLATQDIKKRKHYFVKKHASYVKNYHNNILKSMKSLLAVMGLKNINELDKEKLIFLDKNSIIHDDIESVFERRVFNKDNTTSSIN; encoded by the coding sequence ATGCAAACATGGATTATTGTACTTTTGGTTTTTACTTTAATAATCGCACTATGGTATATTCACGATAAATATGTACAAAGAAAATATCAGATTTTAGTTAATTATCCAATTATTGGAAGATTAAGATTCGTTTTTCAAGAATTTAGAGAACCTTTTAGACAATATTTTGGTGATGAAAAATTTTATGAATCTATGGACAAACTAGATTGGGTTTATAGTGCTTCAAGAGATAGAATAAATTATGCTTCCTTTTCTCCTTCTCAACCAATGTTAAAACCAAAACTAATGCTAAAGCATAAAAACATTGTATTAAATGATGATGAAGTTGAAAATGACTTCTCGGTACTTTTCGGACAAGAAAGACAAAAGCCTTTTCTTTCAAAGTCTATTCTTTGTAGAGCACCTATGAGTGATGGTTCTATTTCTCCTGAGGGTACAAGAGCTTTTGTTTTTGGAGCACAAGAAGGACAGTTCCCAATTAACTCAGGTGAGGGTGGTTTAACTTCTAACTTTTTTGTAACTCATACTAAATATAATACTAGTTATATGGATGAGGTTAAAGGTTCAAGTTTTCAATTGAAAGCATTCAAATTAGCAAAAACTTTATTTAATGTACCCGTTGCAATAGAGATGTATAGAAAGATGTTATTTAAAAAGAGTTTAACTTCTGATACCTATGTTTTTAATCAAGAAAAAAACTGTTTTTATAGACCAAATTGGAATGCCTCTTTAGAGGATTTTCCAAGTGAAGTTCCTGATGATATGGCAGATATTATTTTACAGATAAGTTCAGGTTTATATGGAGTTAGAACAAAAGATGGTAAGTTTGATTTAGAGCGATATAAAAAGCAGATGACATTTTGTAGAATGACAGAAATAAAGTTAGCACAAGGTGCAAAACAAACAGGTGGAAAACTAATTGCAGATAAAGTAACTCCTTCAATAGCTTATTATAGAAATATTGAAGCACATAAGGATGCTTTCTCTCCCAATAGATTCCCTTATGCAAATAGCATAGAAGAATTATTTGACTTTATTGGAGTATTACAAGAAGCCTCTGATAAACCTGTTGGAATTAAAATTGTAATATCTGATTATGACAATATCTTACCTTTGGCTAAAGAGATAAAAAGAAGAGTAGAACTTAATTTACCTTATCCTGATTATATTGCAATTGATGGTGGAAGCGGTGGAAGTGCTACAGCTCCTTTAGACATGATGGAAAGAATAGGTATGGAAATTAGAGATGCTATATATTTAGTAGATAAAGTACTTAAAGAACATGGTGTTAGAGAAAAAGTAAAAATATCAGCAAGTGGAAAAATCCTTACTCCTGATGATGTTGTAATAACATTATGTATGGGAGCTGATTTTATTCAAATTGCACGTGGTTTTATGATGAGTGCAGGATGTATTAGAGCTAGATTTTGTTCAGGTTCTGGAAAACATCAGTGTCCAGTTGGGTTAGCTACTCAAGATATTAAAAAAAGAAAGCACTATTTTGTAAAAAAACACGCAAGCTACGTAAAAAATTATCATAATAATATTTTAAAAAGTATGAAAAGTTTATTAGCAGTTATGGGGCTTAAAAATATTAATGAATTAGATAAGGAAAAACTAATATTTTTAGATAAAAACTCAATTATTCATGATGATATTGAGAGTGTATTTGAAAGAAGAGTATTTAATAAAGATAATACTACAAGTTCAATTAACTAA
- a CDS encoding universal stress protein, which produces MFKNILVPLHLDYKENHEKLFTGALEVLDKDGSLSLLYVNENRAHGSAYAILDDENEKHYNHDAFVELKNITEKHDLPKDKLSFNIRDGSAHREILEEARRINADAIVMMATKPGFGSYFISSTSERVIRHAACSVFVIRLTDYN; this is translated from the coding sequence ATGTTTAAGAATATATTAGTGCCATTGCATTTAGATTATAAAGAAAATCATGAAAAACTTTTTACAGGTGCATTAGAAGTTTTAGATAAAGATGGAAGTCTTTCTTTATTATATGTTAATGAAAATAGAGCCCATGGCTCTGCGTATGCAATATTAGATGATGAAAATGAAAAGCATTATAACCATGATGCTTTTGTTGAGTTGAAGAATATTACTGAAAAACATGATTTACCAAAAGATAAACTATCTTTTAATATTAGAGATGGGTCTGCACATAGAGAAATTCTTGAAGAAGCAAGAAGGATAAATGCAGATGCAATAGTTATGATGGCAACAAAACCAGGTTTTGGAAGTTATTTTATTAGTAGTACTTCAGAGCGTGTTATTAGACATGCTGCATGTTCAGTGTTTGTTATTAGATTAACAGATTATAATTAA
- a CDS encoding TRAP transporter substrate-binding protein, which produces MKLFSKMKKSLMSTSIVALLGVMAFVDTASAAQNWRFSNLYGRGTAFGDLYQQLAKDIEKNTNGEVKVQVLFSGEGVGTSGLLGATKSGLITMAAPFQSMHAGELPAGVVEIGLPGGTADTDKLHKLFHEDGWDKILKKAYGSQGLVWLEPYIQPPVYIITKKPIESVADFQGLKIRAPGAYGKFLRNLGASPVSLAWSEIYTSLATGVIDGSIGSNMIDHRDGNHVEVAKYMYKLPLAGAQVLPIVVNRSAWNKLSDAAKKGVYQATVAHAKAQLTMSKKWESEAVAQMEAKGLKWSPLPSDADIKAWAQAGAGLWDEYSSKDKYSKQLIDVLKKSENK; this is translated from the coding sequence ATGAAACTGTTTTCAAAAATGAAAAAAAGTTTAATGTCAACATCTATTGTTGCATTATTAGGTGTTATGGCTTTTGTTGATACTGCATCAGCAGCTCAAAACTGGAGGTTCTCGAACCTTTATGGTAGAGGTACGGCATTTGGTGATTTATATCAACAATTAGCTAAGGATATTGAAAAAAATACAAATGGTGAAGTTAAAGTACAAGTATTATTCTCAGGTGAGGGTGTTGGAACTTCTGGATTATTAGGTGCTACAAAATCAGGTTTAATTACTATGGCAGCTCCATTTCAATCTATGCATGCAGGTGAGTTACCAGCAGGTGTTGTAGAAATTGGTTTACCAGGTGGTACAGCAGATACTGATAAATTACATAAACTTTTCCACGAAGATGGATGGGACAAGATTCTTAAAAAAGCATACGGTTCTCAAGGTTTAGTATGGTTAGAGCCTTACATTCAACCACCAGTATATATTATTACTAAAAAACCAATTGAATCAGTAGCTGATTTCCAAGGTTTAAAAATTAGAGCTCCAGGTGCATATGGTAAGTTCTTAAGAAACTTAGGTGCTTCTCCTGTTTCATTAGCGTGGAGTGAAATCTATACAAGTTTAGCAACAGGTGTTATTGATGGTTCAATTGGTTCAAATATGATTGACCACAGAGATGGAAATCACGTTGAAGTTGCAAAATATATGTATAAATTACCTTTAGCTGGTGCTCAAGTTTTACCAATTGTTGTTAATAGATCAGCTTGGAATAAACTAAGTGATGCAGCTAAAAAAGGTGTTTACCAAGCAACTGTAGCACATGCAAAAGCTCAATTAACAATGTCTAAAAAATGGGAATCAGAAGCCGTAGCTCAAATGGAAGCTAAAGGTTTAAAATGGTCTCCACTGCCATCAGATGCTGATATTAAAGCATGGGCACAAGCAGGTGCTGGATTATGGGATGAGTATTCATCAAAAGACAAATACAGCAAACAGTTAATTGATGTATTAAAAAAATCAGAAAATAAATAG
- a CDS encoding TRAP transporter small permease subunit: protein MFKKFLQIFCKTVDKIVMWLGKGASFLMPILAFIVVYEVVARYLFDAPTVWAYDLSLFLFGYIAALGGAYAQQKRSHINVDILYISVSPKVKNIFNIISFSLGVFFLIIVFKMGLVKFEEALEFDYRRQSEWAPVMWHFWIMLCIASSLFILQLVRDIISEVYHLFTGLPLIEKESK from the coding sequence ATGTTTAAAAAATTCCTACAAATATTTTGCAAAACAGTTGATAAAATTGTTATGTGGTTAGGTAAAGGGGCATCATTTTTGATGCCCATTCTTGCTTTCATTGTCGTTTATGAAGTAGTGGCTAGATACCTATTTGATGCTCCAACAGTTTGGGCATATGACTTGTCTCTATTCCTATTTGGTTATATTGCGGCTTTAGGAGGGGCTTATGCTCAACAAAAAAGATCTCATATTAATGTAGATATTCTTTATATATCAGTTTCTCCTAAAGTTAAAAATATTTTCAATATTATCTCATTTTCTTTAGGTGTATTCTTTTTAATTATTGTTTTTAAAATGGGATTAGTTAAATTTGAAGAAGCTTTAGAGTTTGACTATAGAAGACAAAGTGAATGGGCTCCTGTTATGTGGCACTTTTGGATTATGTTATGTATTGCTAGTTCGCTATTTATATTGCAATTAGTAAGAGATATTATTTCTGAAGTTTATCATTTATTTACGGGTTTACCATTAATTGAAAAGGAGTCTAAATAA
- a CDS encoding DUF5718 family protein encodes MLIEDLKDYLGFAVAGNFANHLGEAGEADEFSIIKTEEENEPKGLFPFYIKGHESFLGTYPISNEIILTHGREEDKIQAEPEVALICDFVYEDNKVVDIIPKYFSAFNDCSLRVQNGEKLSVKKNWGTATKGISKDFIKIDNFTEEGILNKYHISSFIKRDGKIHNYGTISAINSYSYFFMQLKDWMLKKFNTQKDCGPLEELTQFMKDAKDAKGMIIAAGATSYCEFGKNNFLQKGDELFIYVYNAHINSHQAILNNVNSDEKPLQECSKLHQVIR; translated from the coding sequence ATGTTAATAGAAGATTTAAAAGATTATTTAGGTTTTGCAGTTGCAGGAAATTTTGCAAATCATTTAGGTGAAGCAGGTGAGGCAGATGAGTTTTCTATAATTAAAACAGAAGAAGAAAATGAACCAAAAGGATTGTTCCCATTTTATATAAAAGGGCATGAATCTTTTTTGGGTACTTATCCAATTTCTAATGAAATTATCTTAACACATGGAAGAGAAGAAGACAAAATTCAAGCAGAACCAGAAGTTGCTTTAATATGTGATTTTGTTTATGAAGATAATAAGGTTGTAGATATTATTCCTAAATATTTTTCTGCATTTAATGATTGTTCTTTAAGGGTTCAAAATGGTGAAAAATTAAGTGTGAAAAAAAATTGGGGGACTGCTACAAAAGGTATCTCAAAAGATTTTATCAAAATTGACAACTTCACTGAAGAGGGAATTTTAAATAAATACCATATCTCATCATTTATTAAAAGAGATGGGAAAATACATAATTATGGAACAATCTCTGCTATTAATTCATATAGTTACTTTTTTATGCAATTAAAAGATTGGATGCTTAAGAAGTTTAATACACAAAAAGATTGTGGTCCTTTAGAAGAGCTTACTCAATTTATGAAAGATGCAAAAGATGCAAAAGGAATGATAATAGCAGCAGGAGCTACATCATACTGTGAATTTGGAAAGAACAACTTTTTGCAAAAAGGGGACGAGTTATTTATATATGTTTATAATGCTCATATAAATAGTCACCAAGCTATTCTTAACAATGTTAATTCAGATGAAAAACCTCTACAAGAGTGTTCTAAGTTACACCAAGTTATTAGATAA
- a CDS encoding TRAP transporter large permease, translating into MGVELLTVVLLFCILIFFALGSPVGLALGGIAMMVGYFTWGDGIFNVIPTTVEATFFSFILLAIPLYIYMGQLLTHSGIGDAMFKASQLLIGKIRGSLAISVVFICSMIGAMVGIIGAGIMSSGSIALKPMLDAGYNRRLALGTIMAGGALGILIPPSIPMIMFAASTQNSVGRMFLGAMVPAIITIILLIAYIVISSKLKPENAPLLSESNPGVPKLEGKEKLKVFRDGFLSIGLIFIVLGSIISGIATPTESGALGVAGAILLAIFFKKFKADMFQKVGMQTAILVSVAMWIILGASVFSNFHLLMGIQGMIADFTNGLDLPPIMIILMFQLIMLFLGFIIDEFIIVLMCAPLFTPIAVSLGYDPIWFGVLMIINILIAVQTPPYGFALFYLKGIAPTDVSMGEIYKSVTPFILVNLTVLIICMSFPEIVLWLPNKVMG; encoded by the coding sequence ATGGGTGTTGAGTTATTAACAGTAGTTTTATTATTTTGTATCCTAATATTCTTTGCATTAGGTTCTCCTGTTGGTTTAGCCTTAGGTGGAATTGCAATGATGGTAGGTTATTTCACATGGGGTGATGGAATTTTTAATGTAATTCCAACTACGGTAGAAGCTACATTTTTTAGTTTTATTTTATTAGCTATTCCACTTTATATTTATATGGGGCAATTATTAACTCATTCAGGTATAGGTGATGCAATGTTTAAAGCAAGTCAATTACTAATTGGTAAAATTAGAGGTTCTCTTGCAATTAGTGTTGTATTTATTTGTTCTATGATTGGTGCAATGGTTGGTATTATTGGAGCTGGAATTATGAGTTCTGGTAGTATTGCTTTAAAACCAATGCTTGATGCTGGATATAACAGAAGGTTAGCTCTTGGTACAATCATGGCTGGTGGAGCTTTAGGTATTTTAATTCCACCTAGTATTCCAATGATTATGTTTGCAGCTTCTACTCAAAATTCTGTGGGAAGAATGTTCCTTGGAGCAATGGTTCCTGCTATTATAACAATTATATTACTTATTGCATATATTGTAATTAGCTCTAAACTTAAACCTGAAAATGCTCCATTATTAAGTGAAAGTAACCCAGGTGTACCAAAACTTGAAGGTAAAGAAAAACTAAAAGTATTTAGAGATGGTTTTTTATCAATTGGGCTTATTTTTATAGTACTTGGAAGTATTATTAGCGGTATTGCAACACCAACAGAATCAGGAGCTTTAGGAGTAGCCGGAGCTATTTTACTTGCAATTTTCTTTAAAAAGTTTAAAGCTGATATGTTCCAAAAAGTTGGTATGCAAACAGCTATATTAGTAAGTGTTGCTATGTGGATTATTTTAGGTGCTTCTGTTTTTAGTAATTTTCATTTATTAATGGGTATTCAAGGTATGATTGCTGATTTTACAAATGGTCTTGACTTACCACCTATTATGATTATTCTTATGTTCCAGCTTATCATGTTGTTTTTAGGATTTATTATTGATGAGTTTATTATTGTATTAATGTGTGCGCCACTATTTACTCCAATTGCTGTATCTTTAGGTTATGATCCAATTTGGTTTGGTGTTTTAATGATTATTAATATTTTAATTGCTGTACAAACACCTCCTTATGGTTTCGCATTATTTTATTTAAAAGGAATAGCACCAACAGATGTAAGTATGGGTGAAATTTATAAATCTGTAACGCCATTTATTTTAGTGAATTTAACAGTTCTTATTATTTGTATGTCATTCCCAGAGATTGTTCTTTGGTTACCTAATAAAGTCATGGGTTAG
- the gabT gene encoding 4-aminobutyrate--2-oxoglutarate transaminase: MGNNKDLQERKVKVIARGQGNAYPIYVKEAKNAELWDVEGNRFIDFGTGIAVCNTGHSHPKIIEAVKSQVEKFSHTCVMVNPYEVAVELAEKLTKIAPGESDKKAIFVTTGAEAVENCVKIARAHTKRRGVIAFNGGFHGRTNLTMGLTGKIAPYKHEFGPFPGEIYHLPYPTSINGTTVQDSLKALKNLFKVDILPTDTAAIIVEPIQGEGGFYQTPKELLQELRAICDEHGICLILDEIQTGFARTGKMFNTEYSGIEPDLMTMAKGIAGGYPIAAVVGKSEIMDSPIPGGLGGTYGGSPVACAAALAVLEIIEEEDLINRSNQIGEIFNTRLNELKAKYPALISDVRNQGAMIALELMKDGNPEDANAELTKAITAKAAEYGLILLACGFNSNVIRFLPALTISDDIANEGLDKFTELFESLVQN; the protein is encoded by the coding sequence ATGGGTAATAATAAAGATCTACAAGAAAGAAAAGTTAAAGTAATTGCTAGAGGGCAAGGAAATGCTTATCCAATCTATGTAAAAGAAGCAAAGAATGCTGAATTATGGGATGTTGAAGGTAATAGATTTATTGATTTTGGTACAGGTATTGCTGTATGTAATACTGGACATAGTCATCCAAAAATTATTGAAGCTGTTAAATCACAGGTTGAAAAATTCAGTCATACATGCGTTATGGTTAATCCATATGAAGTTGCAGTTGAGTTAGCAGAAAAGTTAACAAAAATTGCTCCTGGAGAATCTGATAAAAAAGCTATTTTTGTAACTACTGGTGCAGAAGCTGTAGAAAACTGTGTAAAAATTGCTAGAGCTCACACTAAAAGAAGAGGTGTAATTGCATTTAACGGTGGTTTTCATGGTAGAACAAATTTAACAATGGGACTTACTGGAAAAATTGCTCCTTATAAACATGAATTTGGACCATTCCCAGGTGAGATTTATCACTTACCATATCCAACAAGTATTAATGGAACTACAGTTCAAGATTCATTAAAAGCACTTAAAAACCTTTTTAAAGTTGATATTTTACCTACTGATACAGCAGCTATTATTGTTGAGCCAATTCAAGGTGAAGGTGGATTCTACCAAACACCAAAAGAGTTATTACAAGAGCTAAGAGCTATTTGTGATGAGCATGGTATTTGTTTAATTTTAGATGAAATTCAAACTGGTTTTGCAAGAACAGGAAAAATGTTTAATACTGAGTACTCAGGAATTGAACCAGATTTAATGACTATGGCTAAAGGTATTGCAGGTGGTTATCCAATTGCTGCTGTTGTAGGTAAATCTGAAATTATGGACTCACCAATTCCTGGTGGATTAGGTGGAACTTATGGTGGTTCACCTGTAGCTTGTGCTGCTGCATTAGCTGTATTAGAGATTATTGAAGAAGAAGATTTAATTAATAGATCTAATCAAATTGGTGAAATTTTCAATACAAGATTAAATGAACTAAAAGCAAAATACCCAGCATTAATTTCTGATGTAAGAAATCAAGGTGCAATGATTGCCTTAGAACTTATGAAAGATGGTAATCCTGAAGATGCAAATGCAGAACTTACAAAAGCAATTACTGCTAAAGCAGCTGAATATGGATTAATCTTATTAGCTTGTGGATTTAATAGCAATGTAATTAGATTTTTACCTGCTTTAACTATTAGTGATGACATAGCTAATGAAGGATTAGACAAATTTACTGAACTATTTGAAAGTTTAGTACAAAATTAA